From Branchiostoma floridae strain S238N-H82 chromosome 5, Bfl_VNyyK, whole genome shotgun sequence:
ACAACTTTTACACATCATTTTCTAGTGCTAAAAGTTACAGCTCAAAAATGTCCTTTCTTATCCTGTATCTAGGCCATTCTATTGAAGACTCCAGGAAGTTTGGATGGGAAGTGTCAGAAGAAGGTGAGAGCATCAGTTTCTTGACATGTGGTGGCATGACACTAGGATTTGAATTGCTTTCACATACCTAACCTTGTGTTCTAATAGAAAGTAAGAGAAAACAGTGGGATTCCAGTGGAAAAAGTGTGCTTATTTTTTTGTGATGGAGTAAGAACACGCCCGTGGCAAAGATATGTTCAGAGTGGTAGGGGTCACCAGAGCCAACTGTAGATCctgttacaaaaataaaacatcatgCACATTGATGTCTACAGCTGTCATGCATCAGCTCTACATGccattgattggttgattgagtgatttgttgattgattgacaggttgaTAAAGTGACTGGTCGATTGagtgattgattggttggttgagaTACATACAAGTCAGGTTTAATCTAAAACCTCTTCTTCTGTTCCCACACAGTGAAACACAACTGGCACACAATGAAGGAAGCCATCCAGGTAAGTGACCAGTTTGTTACATTCGAATAGTTGTGGCTTTCAGGTTCAACAAAAGCAACAAAGCTTCAAAGTTTATTTTTTAAAGTAGCGCATTTCCATAATCTTGAAATCATTTAAGAAACTTTTTTACCAAATTATTTTCTCCAAATAGATGTTAGACATAAATGTGGAGTCTACTTGGCATTCTTTAGGTCCTTTAAATTTCAGTAAAGTAGActgtataatgttacaatttgaGTAATAATCTTTATTCTCTTGTTTTCTGTTGTATAGAATTACATAGGCTCCCTGAACTGGGGGTACCGGGTGGCCCTGAGAGATAAGGGTGTGAAGTATGAGAATGCCTACGCTGAGTTTGTGGACCCACACACCATAAAGGTAGGTTTGCTCTTTTAGTATTGATCATACGCTGTGACAAAAGCTGTCAAATAAAGTATATCTTGTGAAGAAAAAATCTTAAAGTAGGATTATACACATGATAAGGATAAAGGATAGATGTCTCTGTAGGTCAACTGGTAGCAGTTTCATCATTGTAAATGGGATACCCTGGTTCAAGCCCTAGGGTTGGGAgattgtttggaactgcagtcttTCACAAGGGATGTAAAATTGGGGTCCCTTGTTTGAGGTAGTGTTGTGGATGTCAAAGGGAAAGGCCTAGCAACCCTTCCTTGtaaaagaatactgtaaatgcatttaagttcgcgggggcGGTAGCGagaaagggacttttcgcggtggatttaatttcgcggtaacaccatagactgcagcctaataccataatagaaaaatgttcgcggtggatttaagttcgcggtgaagtggtcaccgcgaaaaccgcgaaaaccgcgaaaattaatccaccgcgaacatttctgcatttacagtaccatgcgcacagaaacagcaaggaaacttgctgacctatgggCCACTAGAAACTACAACAGTTGCTGGATGGATGTTTCTTTCATCAATGCTCTGCCCTTTTAATTTGAATCTGGACAGTGtagtgaatacagtcaaacctgtcaataGTGACCACTCCAGATTAGACTGGCCACTGTAGACAGGTGATCACTATAGAATGGATGGACAATGGACGTAAAGGTTGTCACTAGTATGGGTTTGATTGTGGATTTTTGTATCACAGACAGTAAACAGGCGAGGAAAAGAGAACACAGTCACAGCTGAAAGGTTCCTGGTGGCAGTAGGAATGAGGCCAAGGTACCCAGACATACCTGGTGCCAAGGAGTACGGTATTACCAGGTAAGGGAAAGAAAGATTAGCTGGGACTtggaagaaaatgttgtgtttccgatAACGGCCCTGAATGAAATTAGATTGGTAGGTTGGGACCCTCTTTTACTCCAGattatgttttagatttttgTCCAAGTGATCCATTATATACAGTAAACAATGTATTCTAGTTTGTAGGGTGGTGTATGATACACCATGGTGGAAACACATTGCAAATAGGCAGCTACATGGATCGTTACCAAATGTTACATCTACTGTTAAACAACATTGACTACTCCTTGCCGGCCATGTGGCTCGTAGTAGAGAGCCAGCCGGAAAACTCTTGTTCTAGACACCTGTTTTCTCTAAGAAACGTGTTGGTCgcccaaggctaactttgaagaCGCTTATTGAGTTAGAAACTGGACTGGACGGTCCGGAACTCCTCGCAACGATGAatgacagactgtactggaagtcaaacttcacttgTTCTACCTCATCATGAGggtgacaaatgatgatgatgatgtgcaggggttgaaatacttttttttttgctacatgcaaaattgcaagttggcaaaaaaaattacatgcaatttaaaaaatttacatgcaaaatacaacagttctatactgcaatgttctagccagcatccatcattccgtcctttggcagaattttgctgctcatgaggacagataagaattttgcccattctgtcacttttggTGGACAAAAATAGGCGCATTAAAATATAGacaaaacttgaaattttggaaagatatccacataaccAGCATGTAActttgcagcaaagccaaatttgattatttgtAACACCTACTGACAACCAGTCACAATCCCTGTCAGAGAAAGGCACtgtggcctcagtatttttactacaggccaggtattttcaacatgtaagattgcaagttcagaatatttttacatgcaaatctcaaaaattacatgcaaattgcaagttaagtatgtgtatttcgaaccctgatgTGTATTCTAGGTTTTATATAAGCTGACAAGCTTTATCTATTGGCCCAATAAAAGAAACACCGGGTCTgatgtaatatatataatgttgtCTCTTCCTTCCAGTGACGACCTGTTCTCCCTGCCGTACTGCCCTGGGAAGACCCTGGTGGTCGGTGCGTCGTACGTGGCGCTGGAGTGTGCGGGATTCCTGCGGGGGATCGGCCTGGACACCACCGTCATGGTCCGGTCCATTCTGCTCAGGGGGTTCGACCAGCAGATGGCAGACAAGGTCGGAGCATACATGGAGAAGGGGGGGATGAAGTTCATCAGGGGGTGTGTGCCAACCAAGGTCAGTAGTACTCTCATACAGATTTTAGAGATTGCTGTAAATTGTGAAATAAAGGAtgggctctctctctctcagggGCTGAATTCTAAGGaacttacaataggcagggctaaattACAATTGTGTGCCCTTTAAGTTTTACCAGTGTATCTTAGGGGCCAAGTGCCCTAAAATAAACAAGGGGTGACTGATTCTGGTTTTTGAAACTCGTGTTTGTGAAAGTGTTTGTTTTAGATTTGCTGGTGAATGGAAACATGAAATATTGCTTAGCAGAATTAAGATAATTTCTATTTGAGACAATAGAAAAGGTTACAGCGCTGACTGAAATTTCAAACTAAACTGACTTTTCCCCTTCCATAGGTGGAGCGACTGGAAGAGGGGCAGCCTGGGAAGCTGCGAGTGACGGGAATGCAAGACGGCAAAGAGGTGGTCTGGGAAGGCAACACGGTAAGACCATCTTATCTCCCTTTGTAAGGAAACTGTTCACAGTACCTGATGTTTTTCTGTACCTATGGCTTTCTGCGGTATGACTTGGTTTTAGGAAAAAACATCTGTGTATCAACCCCATCCTGGTTGGTCATACCAACACCTTTTTCTGTAGGCAAATGTCTGCTTGATATTATTGTTATTTGTGATAAGTCTGAGGTTCAACTAATAAAGCTGTAATCTTGCTATAGCTGGGtaatttgttttattcaaaccaattcaatttctttccCAGATACTATTTGGCATCGGTCGGGACGCTTGCACTGAAGGCATCCATCTGGAGAAGGCTGGTGTACAGTTCAACACAAAGTAAGCAGCTAAATAATGCTTTTTTCTCTGTGCTTACCTTGTTCACTTTTAACAGATTCaccaaaaaggttatgtttgtgtgtgtgtttgtttgctagtgtgtctgtctgtcactaCGATAAGTTGAGGATGTCCGGTCTTCATATTTATAATGTTGGTATATATTGAATCATTTGATTAAATAaatagatttggggcccccaaGCTGTttgctatagaactgtagtagAACGTCCGATTTTGATGTTACGTCATGTTTTGGACAAGCTATTTTTTTATTGGTTTAGCACGCATGCACAGCCGTGCtgacaaaaacaatgcaaatagAAGTGAGGATTTGACATACTATTAGACAGAATTTGTAGTTCATTCTGTGAAGAACTCTAGGCCTAAGTACCTATGAGACATTTAAAGATTCCTATGTTTGACTTACAGGAATGGTAAGATCTACGGTAACGATGTGGAACAGACTAACCAGCCCCACATCTATGCAATCGGTGATGTCCTGGAGGGGAAACTGGAGCTGACACCGGTGGCTATCCAGGCAGGCAAGCTGCTGGCACAGAGGCTGTACGGGGGAGCACAGACCAAGGTATACACAACAACAGTTTGTAGGttaggccgcagcaagtaaatgtcatagattacttgctgtggcctaaaaaaTGAAGAGTACATTTGGTACCCTTACgtcctatttttttttaaaaacctcgAGTGCCAAGCAATTTTGCTTTAAAAGTGTTTTGGCTGCCAATCATGAATGCCATGTGCTTGTAGCGCTGATCTAATTGCCCTTGAATTGTAAAGGattaattttgattttaattttatttccCAACTTCCCATGGGGGAGGGAAATGTATTGTTTCATGATTGTGATGCTTGTGAGTTTGGAACCCTTGTTTGCCATTTTATCAACTTCAGTAATGGTATTCTAAGAACACCTCAATCTCCATTATGGCCTACCTTAAAGTATTCAATGAAGACTGTATTGTGATCTCAGTAGTCATACTTTGCAGGAGTTCCCATTTACTGCATTTGACAGACTTCATGTGAAAACTGCAAGATGACATATGGACTTAAAGACCAATATTTTTGCCATCTTCATTGATATAAATACGAAAGTAACGTACAAGTGTTTCTTTTCATTGCCCTCCAGACGGACTATGTAAACGTTCCAACAACTGTCTTCACCCCCCTGGAGTACGGGGCCTGTGGCTTGTCGGAGGAAGATGCCATTGCAAAGTACGGGGAGGACAACATCGAAGTGTACCACTCCAACTTCCAGCCCCTGGAGTGGACCGTTCCAGGTCATGACGTCAACGACTGCTATGCAAAAATCCTCTGTAATCGTCAGGACAATGTAAGTAACATTTCAGGGCtcgaatttcatttttggaaatagATGTACGTAATTGAAAATTTAGGTGCACGGAAAAAGGTTGTGTATGCAACACCAAACAATGTAGACTGTCAGGAAGACAATTTTGAGCTTTAAAAATTTAAAGGTAAACCCAAATTCTATAACTTTCAAATACTTACAACTTGAACTGAAGGAAAAGTTTATTATTTTCCTAACACTTGAAGATTATGCTGTGTAGTAGTGTACAATAGTGCATAATATACGTTCGTCACATTGGTGtacctacagtcaaaccttaAGTATACAGGTTCAATCTTGGGTGCACAGAAGTGCACATGCAACCAGTATTTTGAGCTGTGCTTGAATTTGCACCTTATGTGTCTTGGTTTAGCCCAATGTTACAAAATTGTAGATATTTACCTTTTATAGGTTCTACTTGCTGCCTATCCCTGTATCACTATACTATCAGTACATGCAATGCCTGTATTTATTATGATTAGGGTAGACAGTTATAAAGATACTACAGTTGTACTGTCTATGTGTAACTTGTGCTTGATGAATGAGGAGAGTATACATGAAATGTATGTAACAGTTGGAAGAATAACTTACATTTTACGATTATAGAAATGTGGGAAGAAGGCCTAATGCTTCTGCATGTTTTTTACAGGAGCGAGTGGTGGGCTTCCATGTTCTCGGCCCCAACGCAGGGGAGATCACCCAGGGTTACGGGGCAGCCATGAAGTGTGGTATGACCAAGGCTCAACTGGACACCACCATTGGGATCCACCCAACTAATGCTGAGGTAAGTAGCAATAGTAGTGTGTGTGTAGTAgatactgtagtagtagtagtagtagtagtagtagtagtagtagtagttaatATCTGCCAATGTACTAACATATGTATACATCATTTTTAAGTGCTGTTTACAGATATTTAGTGTCCTAAATCATGGTATTTTTCTTCAGACATATCGTAATGTCAATCCTGTATTGCTACTGTGACAGTTTCTTTCCCAAACAATGGCATATTTTCTTAAGTCTCAAACCATTCAGTGTATTACATTGTTCTTGACAGtgccatttgtattttgatGCACCAATGCTATAGACTGAATTTATGGAGAAACATGCACTGATCAACACATCCTGATTCAAACGGTTTTCCAGTGAGATATACTTGTATAacattgttctgccagttctaGTAATGCTgaactgtgatggatgtcactcaaaatgtccagaAGTAATCTCAAATCTTTATCCTGTTGTAAAGATTGAATTGCTttaaaaatattgtttacctggatgtctatcttTCATATTAAACACATTCTGAATCCTGTTTTGTGTTTTCCCAGATCTTCACGACGATGGACATCACCAAGGGTTCGGGGGAAGATCCCACCAAGACTGGCTGCTGAGGTTAAACCCCGCTGTTGCCCGTCCCCTAAAGACCAAGAGCCACCTCTAAATAAGTAAAGACACAAACTGGAGCCAGTTTACTCCTAAGACTAGCAGAACTAAACTTACCTAGTGATACATATATCTTTAAAGCTTAAGCTTTCGTTTCAACAAAAGTAATGCACACTTAACAGATTATCAACTGATCTCTATAGGTGTACATtacttgtgttggaacaaaggaTAAAACTTTTCAATTGCAGGACTTGTCAATGAATGAAAGTACAATTGAATGATACTGTCATGTCCATGTTATGAAGTATTAGAATCAAAGACAGTCTATTTCTTTGATCTAAACTTGAAATTTCCTCTGTAATTTATCTTCTCTAAAGCTTAAGCAAAAATCTGGCTCCAGTTACATACTTGTAAGAGGTGGTAGCGATGTTGGTCTGCAAGAAAAGGGGACATAAGCAATAGCGGGGGTAAAACTCCAAACTCGCCAAAGGTGGTGACACACAGCACAGCACGTTCCTATCATAAAACTCAGCAATCTGTTCAACAATTTCCTACCATCAGGACAGTCAAAACTATTCAAGAACGGATTTGACCCAAGACTACTTTTAAATGGTAATTTGATAGAGGTCTTTGTGACAAACCTGTATGACATCATAATGCTATGGTCCCATTTGCACTGGTACCCCCGGACAGAatctgaagccacaaatttgtcccgttGGAGTACTGTCTTTTCATGATTAGCTCATGGCATCTATTTGTTGCCGGGTCCTAGTTTGATTTTAACTCTGAGTAAAAAAATGCAGAGGCCCagccgtgccccaaaatagcctaAAGTCTCAGGGTGTCCCATGCCTGAAAGTGAAGAAAAACAGTCAGTAAACAGCCTCAAAGGGGCCCCTATTTCCAAATGGGACCGTAGCATCCATTCTGATAGTTGCTAACAGAAAGTGCATGCTGTTTGCAACTTTTGTCAAACTGGTAGTCAAACATTCTTGATGGTCAGGACAGTTGTGTCATAACAGTTGATGAGTTTTTTGGTGACGTGCATTTATGACAGTCTCCTCTTCAAACCCAACTTTGGGCTAGAGGAGACTCGAAACTGCTGTGTTCACCACCTGGCAAATTTATAATGTAAGATAAAGACGAAATGATACCATGTATCTTAAACATTGCACCTGTGTAAATGACTAGAAGCTCTTCCAGTAAAACACTTTGAATGAATTTGAAATGGTTTGTCTGTTAAAGATTGGTGAATACTGTTACAATATAGTACACTGTTTGGAAAAGTGGATCGAAGTCACAATTCATTCTTCAATCATATCATGTTGAATGTAAACTTTCTGTGATTTAAGAATTAATGGTTTCAGAAGTAATGCAAACTTTGTGTAGAAAAGTTACAGCCTTTGTGGAATTCTGGTTTTAGACTATTATTAGGGAATGTGTGAAATGGACTATGCCACTTTCCTATGCATAATGACTACAGGTaatttgaaaatgtgttttcttcCTACACTTATTGTCGGTACTGTTTTCAAGTCTGTCAGTAATAAGATTGCCATTTGCTTGGTtaaagttataaaaaaattattgacTATTGAGTACTTCTCAGTCAAGGtttgtagaaatgacaaaattatAAAGTTGAACATGTTTATTGTAGAATTgcaattattttcaattcacCATGAACATAAACATACCTAACACTTGTAAACAATAATCATATAATATTTACCTCCACAATGCATAGCAAATAACGTGTCTAAGAACATTGTAAGATCATGATACAATATCATATTGAATATGCTTTTTGGGCACTAATAGGACTCTGCCTACGCAGGTTGTCTTACTGAAATTAAACAAAGATTTACCACAATTTCTTCATTCTTTTGTACCCTGCGTTTATCTTTTTATCACACAGCAGTTACAACTAATACTTTTCACAAGGATCAATACATTACAATGTAGGTTACATACTCGAGTACTAGTCACAAAAGTATGTATTACAGTTAAAGTCGTGTGTNNNNNNNNNNNNNNNNNNNNNNNNNNNNNNNNNNNNNNNNNNNNNNNNNNNNNNNNNNNNNNNNNNNNNNNNNNNNNNNNNNNNNNNNNNNNNNNNNNNNATGCTGCTGATCCTGTGCCTTAAAGAAAGTCACTACATGACGTTCCCAACTCCGCCCACAAAAAAATAGCCCATAAAGGCAGGGCCCCTTTCTTCAATTGTGACGCTAGCACAAGATATCAACAGTGAAGGTAAACTACAATCAGATTTAGTCGGTTGACAGGGCTATCTAACCAATGCTCCAGGCAGATCTTGTCGTGTAGACACAGCTCGACAGATACAGAAGGTTGCTATGAGTGAGACGATGATCATGAAGTTTAGTACAGTCAGATGATTTGACAGGGCTATCTAACCAACGCTCGAGGCAGATCTTGTCGTGTAGACACAGCTCGACAGATACAGAAGGTTGCTATGAGTGAGACGATGATCATGAAGTAGAACAGTCAGACTGGCTAGTTGACGGCTATCTAACCAAGGCTCCAGGCAGATCTTGTCGTGTAGACACAGCTCGACAGATACAGAAGGTTGCTATGAGTGAGACGATGATCATGAAGTAGAACAGTCAGACTGGCTAGTTGACGGCTATCTAACCAAGGCTCCAGGCAGATCTTGTCGTGTAGACACAGCTCGACAGATACAGAAGGTTGCTATGAGTGAGACGATGATCATGAAGTAGAACAGTCAGACTGGCTAGTTGACTGGGCTATCTAACCAATGCTCCAGGCAGATCTTGTCGTGTAGACACAGCTCGACAGATACAGAAAGTTGCTATGAGTGAGACGATGATCATGAAGTAGAACAGTCAGAAGGTTTGGCTAGTTCACTGGGCTATCTAACCAAGGCTCCAGGTAGATCCTGCCGTGTAGACACAGCTCGACAGATACAGAAGGTTGCTATGAGTGAGACGATGATCATGAAGTAGAACAGTCAGAAGGTTTGGCTAGTTCACTGGGCTATCTAACCAAGGCTCCAGGTAGATCCTGCCGTGTAGACACAGCTCGACAGATACAGAAGGTTGCTATGAGTGAGACGATGATCATGAAGTAGAACAGTCAGATGGTTTGGCTAGTTGACTGGGCTATCTAACCAATGTTCCAGGGAGATCTTGTCGTGTAGACACAGCTCGACAGATACAGAAGGTTGCTATGAGTGAGACGATGATCATGAAGTTTAGTACAGTCAGATGATTTGACAGGGCTATCTAACCAATACTCCAGACAGACCCTGCCGTGTATACACAGCTTGACAGATACAGAAGGTTGCTATGAGTGAGACGATGATCATGAAGTAGAACAGTCATACGGTTTGGCTAGTTGACTGGGCTATCTAACCAAGGCTCCAAGGAGATCTTACCGTGTAGACACAGCTCGACAGATACAGAAAGTTGCTATGAGTGAGACGATGATCATGAAGTATAGAACAGTCCGATGGTTTGGCTAGTTGACGGCTATCTAACCAATGCTCCAGGGAGATCTTGCCGTGTTGACACAGCCCGACAGATACAGAAGGTTGCTATGAGTGAGACGATGATCATGAAGTAGAAGGTGCCCTCCCAGCCGTACCACTCTGCTATGGCTCCGATGATGGGGCCCTGCAACACGGTACCCACACTGCCAAAACCTGGGGGGAAACAAGCATAAGAAAATTCTGTAAttccaaaaataaagaaaacatattgtCAGATATAGAACAAATAATTTGCTAACATTCCTGTGACTTCTCCAGTCACTGTCACTAAACTGCTTTGCACCAGCTCAGTGCCTATGACCTTTGAAAGTTTGTAGGTTGGTTCATCCAAGCCACTCCATGTTTTTGTTACCAAAAATATATATGCACATGgcatatacaaaaaaaaagactgaaagGTTTTTCAAACGTAGATACATACAGAATCCATCCTGTACTTGTAAAGCCCTCACCCATAACACACCACAACAGCAATCGATGCACACTGTATCTGTCACAGTTTGGTTTAATATATAGGAAATGCAGtagaaaatttgaaaacaaagcaaaaatgtaTGGTTGAAACCATACCATTGATAAACCCTGAGATGGCAGCGTGTGCGTTCCTCCCATCCTTGTCACCCAGCTGGGTGGGTAGCGACCCAGTCAGGATGGCATCAGGCCCACAGTTGAACATCCCAGTCAGCAGCATACACATGACATTAAAGGTGGTATAAGACTATAAGGTGGTACAGTACACGACTTACCATTGATAAACCCTGAGATGGCAGCGTGTGCGTTCCTCCCATCCTTGTCACCCAGCTGGGTGGGTAGCGACCCAGTCAGGATGGCGTCAGGCCCACAGTTAAACATCCCAGTCAGCAGCATACAACATTAAAGATGGCAATACTATACTATTCTTACCATTAATGAACCCTGAGATGGCAGCGTGTGCATTTCTCCCATCCTTGTCACCCAGTTGGGTGGGTAGCGACCCAGTCAGGATGGCGTCAGGCCCACAGTTGAACATCCCAGTCAGCAGCATACACATGACGTTGAAAGGTATCCCCCAGCTACTGGTGAGGAGGAACATGATGAGGGACAGGGTGCTGAACATGATGACAGTGGATGTACCCTGGAGGCTGTCGCCATGGAACAATCtgtaagaaatagaaaataaggtctcattgatgagtttttttcttcccatagacttctatgttataatttgtGGTTCACATGGGCGCGTTTATAATTCGctgttagtgtacaaccgcaccactcagaacccacgactgtgtacctccgacctagcgcgcggctgcaaaactttacctgctaacttcttcagttacaaacaatcTTTCACCAATCttacttttgagatcagttccgctggctaaaagggaatttctcaccgctaaaaacatgcatCCAGGCAGCAGTTTATTTTTGGGTttggatctcttttagggtacccacaaAGAGACCAAAAAGGAGATTAGCAGAATACCTTAAACTAGGAAAGACACTGCATAAAATAACTTTATACAGTAAGTCAAATGAGCTGTAAGAACATTACTATAATCAAggaagaaactagaaaggccgacatttgcttgagagcaaatacagcatatttcagccatctccctccccatgcaacaatagactatttcaaaatcacccatttgaaaaatcacttttactaatggcggtttaacccaaaaatgaatcttacaaaattcccccgttcaacttcaagaatggactccagtgcaccctatgtgaatttgcacaatagaccagtccagaaatactcccactgaaaccttggccttttgaataagaaaccaaatccaaaattgaattcagcaaaaaaggtcccagtgcatgaaaaggtataatagaccagt
This genomic window contains:
- the LOC118415948 gene encoding thioredoxin reductase 1, cytoplasmic-like — translated: MPPVTANGADLKAAIQKYIADNKVMVFSKSYCPFCKKIKDLFNSLSVTFTALELDQIENGGDLQNALHEVSGQKTVPNVYINQEHIGGCDDTLKLHSDQKLLPMVSENTETYDYDLIVIGGGSGGLAASKEAGKFGKKVLVCDFVKPSPIGTTWGLGGTCVNVGCIPKKLMHQAALLGHSIEDSRKFGWEVSEEVKHNWHTMKEAIQNYIGSLNWGYRVALRDKGVKYENAYAEFVDPHTIKTVNRRGKENTVTAERFLVAVGMRPRYPDIPGAKEYGITSDDLFSLPYCPGKTLVVGASYVALECAGFLRGIGLDTTVMVRSILLRGFDQQMADKVGAYMEKGGMKFIRGCVPTKVERLEEGQPGKLRVTGMQDGKEVVWEGNTILFGIGRDACTEGIHLEKAGVQFNTKNGKIYGNDVEQTNQPHIYAIGDVLEGKLELTPVAIQAGKLLAQRLYGGAQTKTDYVNVPTTVFTPLEYGACGLSEEDAIAKYGEDNIEVYHSNFQPLEWTVPGHDVNDCYAKILCNRQDNERVVGFHVLGPNAGEITQGYGAAMKCGMTKAQLDTTIGIHPTNAEIFTTMDITKGSGEDPTKTGC